In one Balaenoptera musculus isolate JJ_BM4_2016_0621 chromosome 20, mBalMus1.pri.v3, whole genome shotgun sequence genomic region, the following are encoded:
- the LOC118887347 gene encoding leucine-rich repeat-containing protein 37B-like, which yields MRPPRCLHSHLWRLNLCQFNRRLQPNLQKPVHRINLQYKRRPQLTSNLTQYHVKPLDLELTTTPEPTTESDHSTALQQTTAPPPKHPQVTLAQPNLTQVTVPPVDLGVNISQQPRPSETVLFPSTQYSVSPGLPGVKYTPEKKQPEQNATTNISICELCTCKNETLSCVGLSPKQKLHRVPEPEPNAYNGTFTIINFQGNSVSYIAESIWKAYRWAEKLILSENYLTELHKDSFEGLLSRQYLFILIELQKGKIKKEAEATPPANAACATKSEADWCEAHLESNVFLPSAAVQCFLCTRALGQGPRKGLFSISAA from the exons ATGAGGCCCCCACGCTGCCTTCACAGCCACCTGTGGAGGTTGAACCTTTGCCAGTTCAACAGGAGGCTCCAGCCCAATCTCCAGAAGCCGGTACACAGAATAAACCTTCAGTACAAGAGGAGACCCCAGCTCA CATCCAACCTCACGCAGTATCACGTTAAACCTTTGGACCTGGAGCTTACCACAACTCCAGAACCTACTACAGAGTCTGACCATTCTACAGCCCTGCAGCAGACTACAGCTCCCCCTCCAAAACACCCTCAGGTGACACTTGCACAGCCAAACCTGACTCAAGTCACAGTTCCACCTGTGGACCTGGGAGTTAACATATCTCAGCAACCAAGGCCATCTGAGACAGTCCTTTTTCCTTCGACTCAGTATTCAGTATCCCCTGGTCTTCCTGGTGTAAAATATACCCCAGAAAAGAAGCAGCCAGAACAGAATGCCACCACAAACATCAGCATATGTGAGCTCTGTACCTGCAAAAATGAGACACTGTCGTGTGTTGGTCTCAGCCCAAAGCAGAAGCTCCACAGAGTGCCTGAGCCAGAGCCTAACGCCTACAACGGCACCTTCACCATCAT AAATTTCCAAGGAAACTCTGTTTCTTACATTGCTGAAAGTATATGGAAGGCATACCGCTGGGCTGAGAAGCT aattcTCAGTGAAAATTATTTGACTGAATTACATAAGGACTCCTTTGAAGGCTTGCTATCCCGCCAATATTT ATTTATTCTCATAGAATTGCAAAAGGGgaagataaaaaaagaagcagaag CCACACCCCCAGCAAATGCTGCATGTGCGACTAAGTCCGAAGCAGACTGGTGTGAAGCGCATCTAGAGAGTAACGTGTTTCTGCCCAGCGCCGCTGTGCAGTGTTTTCTCTGCACGAGGGCACTTGGCCAAGGGCCAAGAAAG GGGCTTTTTTCGATTTCTGCTGCGTAA
- the LOC118886563 gene encoding putative uncharacterized protein FLJ43944 produces MPFIMRTAYLRIFWGAQMNLQSPLWKLKFLHPSRRPKLVILELTEEAESLPQQEAPAQHPQTPEEVESFSAQAEARAQHPEPTEEVEPPPLQQEAPSQPSEAPEELETSSPQEALAQPLETLKEVVVRPVAHHGVNETQQSNLYNVTVKPLDLALTITPQVTKEVEPSPVQQETPSQPPESPEEVEPPPVQQRAPSQPPESPEEVEPSLLHQEAPTQTPGFPTEYVLQIPVSDEVASLPGVQHHAHSNLPSVTLQPLDLKLSITPEPTTEAELPTAQQEALAPPLEHPEETESSPTQQETSAKPPEPPGEVEPSREREQPAPPSEPPGDVEPSATQQ; encoded by the coding sequence ATGCCTTTTATCATGAGGACAGCCTACCTACGGATTTTCTGGGGAGCCCAGATGAACCTCCAGAGCCCCCTGTGGAAGCTGAAATTTCTCCATCCCAGCAGGAGGCCCAAACTGGTCATTCTAGAGCTCACTGAGGAGGCTGAATCTTTACCCCAGCAAGAGGCCCCTGCTCAGCATCCACAGACCCCTGAGGAGGTTGAATCTTTTTCAGCCCAGGCAGAGGCCCGGGCTCAGCATCCAGAGCCCACTGAAGAGGTAGAACCACCTCCACTTCAGCAGGAGGCTCCATCTCAGCCTTCAGAGGCCCCTGAGGAACTAGAAACTTCAAGTCCTCAGGAGGCCCTAGCCCAGCCTTTGGAGACACTTAAGGAGGTTGTAGTTCGACCAGTAGCACATCATGGGGTAAATGAAACTCAGCAGTCAAACTTGTACAATGTCACTGTTAAACCTCTGGATCTGGCACTGACCATAACTCCACAGGTCACCAAAGAGGTTGAACCTTCTCCAGTCCAGCAGGAGACCCCATCTCAGCCTCCAGAGAGCCCTGAGGAGGTTGAACCTCCGCCAGTCCAGCAGCGGGCCCCATCTCAGCCTCCAGAGAGCCCCGAGGAGGTTGAACCTTCTCTACTCCATCAAGAGGCCCCAACTCAGACTCCAGGGTTCCCTACTGAGTATGTACTCCAAATTCCAGTGAGTGATGAGGTAGCATCTCTACCTGGCGTTCAGCATCACGCTCATTCAAACTTGCCCAGTGTTACACTTCAACCTCTGGATTTGAAACTTAGCATCACTCCAGAGCCCACTACGGAAGCTGAACTTCCTACAGCTCAGCAGGAGGCCCTGGCTCCACCTCTTGAGCATCCTGAGGAGACAGAATCTTCTCCAACCCAACAAGAGACCTCAGCTAAGCCTccagagcctcctggagaggttGAGCCTTCACGTGAGCGGGAGCAACCAGCTCCACCTTCTGAGCCTCCTGGGGACGTTGAACCTTCTGCAACCCAGCAGTAG